A genomic stretch from Bacillus sp. E(2018) includes:
- a CDS encoding ABC transporter ATP-binding protein, with protein sequence MLNVSRLKRTFNHDTAGFQDINLSVKKGEVIGILGTSGCGKSTLLRVLSGLDQQYEGTISIEDGSNNQIGMMFQEPRLLPWLSVKKNISFGLEKEERNSDKYKTYLNLVGLTGFENHYPKDLSGGMAQRTAIARALITEPEILLLDEPFSALDAFTKMQLQDLLLSIWQKKKTTMILVTHDIDEALYLCDRIFILKGQPGEVYSEILLEKEKPRTRGDGYLSKQKAHILHLLNVEKKAAGEHQ encoded by the coding sequence ATGCTGAATGTGAGTCGGTTAAAACGTACGTTCAATCATGACACGGCCGGGTTTCAAGATATTAATCTTTCTGTGAAGAAAGGAGAGGTCATTGGAATTTTAGGCACGAGTGGCTGTGGGAAAAGCACATTGCTTCGCGTGCTGTCAGGGCTTGATCAACAGTATGAAGGTACGATTTCGATAGAGGATGGGTCGAACAACCAGATCGGTATGATGTTTCAAGAACCTCGCCTTCTGCCATGGTTGTCTGTAAAGAAGAACATTTCATTCGGTCTGGAAAAAGAAGAGAGAAACAGTGATAAATATAAAACGTATCTGAACCTAGTAGGATTAACAGGTTTTGAAAACCATTACCCGAAAGACTTATCTGGTGGGATGGCACAGCGAACAGCGATTGCAAGAGCGCTTATCACGGAACCTGAGATTCTGCTGCTAGATGAACCGTTTAGTGCGTTAGATGCTTTTACAAAAATGCAGCTTCAAGATCTTTTGTTATCCATATGGCAAAAAAAGAAAACAACGATGATTTTAGTGACACACGATATTGATGAAGCACTCTATCTCTGTGATCGAATATTCATCTTAAAAGGTCAGCCAGGTGAAGTGTATAGCGAGATTTTGTTAGAGAAAGAAAAACCGAGAACCCGTGGGGACGGTTACCTCTCTAAACAAAAAGCTCACATCTTACATCTATTAAATGTTGAAAAGAAAGCAGCAGGTGAACATCAATGA
- a CDS encoding PLP-dependent aspartate aminotransferase family protein: MTKSFDGYDIETLLLHGGQAPDPTTGSRAVPVYQTTSYVFSDTDHAQSLFALDEPGNIYSRIGNPTVDVFEKRVALLEDGVAAVATSSGMSAIALAVLNIAHAGDEIIAATNLYGGTYNLFSTTLPKYGINVKFVDAEDPENFRKAVTPNTKAFFAETIGNPSLNVLDIEAVADIAHENGVPLIIDNTFATPYVTKPISFGADIVIHSATKWIGGHGTAIGGVVVDGGRFNWNSEKYPGFTEPDNSYNGLRYANDFGTLAFATKLRVQLLRDFGACLSPHNAFLLLQGLETLHLRVEKHAKNAQEVAEYLEKHPAVDWVSYPGLSSHRSHELAKKYLSNGFGSIVNFGIKGGRDAGRKVINNISLWSHVANVGDAKSLIIHPASTTHQQLSGDELVATGVTEELIRLSIGLESVKDLTNDLDRAIQTATGIGSDKTEITINDEGVIRWALQSSLYRAVENGQENQRPKTLAIVGLSSNPARPSHRLARKMQRLGYKIVPVNPRETEVLDEKAYPDLKSIPFPIDVVQVFRSPEAAIELAKEAAITQPKVFWLQEGVISPEAARIAKEAGIDVVHNRCTYKEAQRLRGTISTYACEL, translated from the coding sequence ATGACAAAATCTTTTGATGGATACGATATTGAAACATTGCTACTACACGGAGGCCAAGCGCCAGACCCAACGACAGGTTCACGAGCAGTGCCTGTCTACCAAACTACTTCTTATGTTTTTTCTGATACAGACCATGCGCAGAGCCTATTCGCACTTGACGAGCCAGGAAATATCTATAGCCGAATCGGAAATCCAACGGTAGATGTTTTTGAGAAAAGGGTTGCACTTCTAGAAGATGGGGTTGCAGCTGTAGCTACTTCTTCTGGAATGTCAGCAATCGCGCTTGCCGTCTTAAACATCGCACATGCAGGAGATGAAATTATTGCAGCTACGAATCTATACGGAGGAACGTACAACCTATTTTCTACTACTCTTCCGAAATACGGAATTAACGTAAAGTTTGTGGACGCAGAGGACCCAGAGAATTTCAGAAAAGCGGTTACTCCAAACACGAAAGCATTTTTTGCTGAAACGATCGGCAACCCCAGTCTTAATGTTTTAGATATTGAGGCGGTTGCAGATATTGCACATGAGAACGGTGTCCCTCTAATAATCGATAATACGTTTGCAACGCCATATGTAACAAAACCAATAAGCTTTGGAGCAGATATCGTCATCCACTCAGCAACAAAGTGGATCGGCGGACATGGAACAGCAATTGGCGGTGTTGTGGTGGATGGAGGACGCTTTAATTGGAACTCAGAGAAATACCCAGGATTCACCGAGCCGGATAACAGTTATAACGGACTAAGATACGCAAATGATTTTGGGACATTAGCTTTTGCGACTAAATTACGCGTACAGTTGTTAAGAGATTTCGGGGCATGTTTGAGTCCACACAATGCATTTCTCCTTCTACAAGGTTTAGAAACACTGCATCTACGAGTGGAAAAACATGCGAAGAACGCACAAGAAGTAGCGGAATATCTGGAAAAACATCCAGCGGTAGATTGGGTTTCATATCCTGGTCTTTCTTCGCACAGAAGTCATGAGCTTGCTAAAAAATATTTAAGCAATGGTTTTGGTTCAATCGTAAACTTTGGAATCAAAGGCGGGCGTGATGCAGGACGTAAGGTCATCAACAATATTTCATTATGGTCTCATGTTGCAAATGTTGGTGATGCGAAATCATTGATTATCCACCCTGCTTCAACCACTCATCAGCAACTGAGCGGAGACGAATTAGTAGCAACAGGCGTAACAGAAGAACTGATTCGGCTATCGATCGGACTTGAATCGGTAAAGGATCTTACGAATGATCTCGATCGCGCGATACAAACGGCAACAGGAATAGGATCGGATAAAACAGAAATCACGATTAACGATGAAGGTGTCATTCGTTGGGCATTGCAATCTTCATTGTATCGAGCAGTCGAGAATGGTCAGGAAAATCAACGTCCGAAGACACTAGCAATCGTTGGACTCAGTTCTAACCCTGCTAGACCAAGCCATCGATTAGCCAGAAAAATGCAGCGTCTTGGTTATAAGATTGTTCCGGTTAATCCAAGAGAAACAGAAGTGCTAGATGAAAAAGCATATCCAGATTTAAAATCCATCCCGTTTCCGATCGATGTGGTTCAAGTGTTTAGAAGTCCAGAAGCAGCGATTGAACTTGCAAAAGAAGCGGCGATCACACAGCCGAAAGTGTTCTGGTTGCAAGAAGGTGTCATCTCGCCAGAAGCAGCAAGAATTGCGAAAGAAGCCGGGATTGATGTGGTGCATAACAGATGTACGTATAAAGAAGCACAGCGATTAAGAGGAACCATTTCAACATATGCGTGTGAACTTTAA
- a CDS encoding ABC transporter permease, giving the protein MISETHKWKVAQRASPQKLSSSKGVFRLGKGIFIGSILPIILLIAWEIAARTGLLAAHLLPAPTVILEKIISMYQDGTLFGHISITLTRVFLGFAIGTVAAVVIGAIVGYAKTAERLLDPLFQAIRSIPSLAWVPLFILWMGIGEPSKISLIAVGVFFPVYLNIVAGIQGVDRKLIEVGRIYQLTPYQLTKRIILPAALPSFITGMRSGLGLGWMFVVAAELMGASEGLGYLLVVGQNTYSPDTVIASILLFAVLGKITDAVLKWVEYRSLKWQDSITNQG; this is encoded by the coding sequence ATGATTTCTGAAACACACAAGTGGAAAGTAGCACAGAGAGCTTCCCCTCAAAAGCTCTCATCATCTAAAGGTGTATTTCGGTTAGGTAAAGGTATCTTTATAGGTTCTATCTTGCCAATCATTCTATTAATAGCGTGGGAAATTGCGGCTAGAACCGGACTTCTGGCTGCACACCTATTGCCTGCACCAACAGTCATTTTAGAAAAAATCATTAGTATGTATCAAGATGGAACGTTATTCGGCCATATCTCGATTACACTGACCCGGGTATTCTTAGGGTTTGCGATTGGAACGGTAGCGGCGGTTGTGATCGGTGCGATTGTTGGTTATGCAAAAACAGCAGAAAGACTTTTAGACCCGTTGTTTCAAGCCATTCGTTCTATCCCATCCCTAGCATGGGTACCGTTGTTTATTCTTTGGATGGGGATTGGCGAACCTTCTAAGATTTCGTTAATCGCAGTAGGTGTATTCTTTCCTGTCTATTTAAATATTGTAGCAGGAATCCAAGGTGTGGATCGTAAGCTCATTGAGGTCGGTAGAATATATCAACTCACACCATACCAATTAACAAAACGCATTATCTTGCCTGCTGCATTACCATCGTTTATTACGGGTATGCGTAGCGGACTAGGGCTTGGCTGGATGTTTGTAGTAGCGGCAGAGCTCATGGGGGCAAGTGAAGGGCTAGGTTATCTGCTCGTGGTAGGTCAGAACACATACTCACCGGATACGGTAATTGCAAGCATCTTGCTATTTGCAGTCTTAGGAAAAATAACGGATGCCGTACTGAAATGGGTAGAATATCGTTCTCTAAAATGGCAAGACAGTATAACCAATCAAGGATAG
- the corA gene encoding magnesium/cobalt transporter CorA, with protein sequence MVRTIAIIDHKVIINPPFRQINEMKPDWFWVDFDSPTTGETNLLRTFFDFHPLAVEDCVNALQRPKVEFYEDHLFYVVHALDNKTLEATEVDIFTTKNCVVTYHKTNVPEIDFVWKYLSALETIPPELGKNELLHKLMDKLVDMYFPIMHELEERVISIESNEDDEAPKIINQIFDIRGDLLTLRKTVVPMRELLYRMLESKRVGLDADERSYFHDIYDHLLRLTDMMTSAREMTSDIRDNYISLNSYRMNNIMKTLTVITTIFMPLTFIAGLYGMNFVNMPELQTKNGYFYVLGFMVLLGAVMSIWFKKKGWFEQD encoded by the coding sequence ATGGTCCGTACAATCGCTATCATTGATCATAAAGTAATCATCAATCCACCGTTTCGACAAATCAATGAAATGAAGCCTGACTGGTTCTGGGTTGATTTTGACAGTCCCACAACAGGTGAAACCAATTTATTGCGTACATTTTTTGACTTTCATCCCCTTGCTGTTGAGGACTGTGTGAATGCCTTGCAACGTCCAAAGGTTGAATTTTATGAAGATCACCTGTTTTATGTGGTGCATGCTCTAGACAATAAGACACTTGAAGCAACTGAGGTTGATATCTTCACAACAAAAAACTGTGTAGTTACGTATCATAAAACAAACGTTCCAGAGATTGATTTTGTATGGAAGTATTTAAGTGCGCTCGAGACAATTCCGCCTGAACTCGGTAAAAATGAACTTCTTCATAAGCTGATGGATAAACTGGTAGATATGTATTTTCCCATTATGCATGAACTAGAAGAACGGGTAATCTCTATCGAAAGCAACGAAGATGATGAAGCGCCTAAAATTATTAACCAGATTTTTGATATTCGAGGAGACCTCTTAACATTAAGGAAAACGGTCGTGCCTATGCGTGAGCTTCTGTATCGAATGCTCGAATCAAAACGAGTAGGTTTAGATGCGGATGAAAGGTCCTATTTTCATGATATATATGATCATCTCCTGCGGTTAACCGATATGATGACTTCAGCGAGAGAGATGACATCGGATATTCGTGATAATTACATCTCTCTTAACTCTTACCGTATGAATAATATCATGAAAACATTAACCGTAATTACAACGATCTTCATGCCGTTAACCTTTATTGCGGGCCTATATGGGATGAACTTTGTAAACATGCCAGAGCTTCAAACAAAGAATGGTTACTTCTATGTTCTTGGTTTTATGGTCTTATTGGGAGCTGTCATGTCCATTTGGTTCAAGAAAAAAGGTTGGTTTGAACAGGATTGA
- a CDS encoding nitroreductase family protein, which produces MKYEDFKEIVHGRRSVRKFTDQAVAVEDIYEIMDCARYAPSDTNSQTWEFIVIRNKDKVKKIEEMTWEAIHKLAAKAEENGKTKEAKLLTRSFGPYATAFSGAPVLIICLATPYESKFREKIFDPIELAEESVWEEEGIKSSCLAIQNLMLAAHARGLGTCPMTGPVLLAQDAIRDFLEIPAKKQINMVISLGHPQDQPKKLARKAVEDIVTYVD; this is translated from the coding sequence ATGAAATACGAAGATTTTAAAGAAATCGTGCACGGCAGAAGAAGTGTCCGAAAGTTTACGGATCAAGCGGTTGCTGTAGAAGACATTTATGAAATCATGGATTGCGCACGTTACGCTCCGAGCGATACGAATTCACAAACGTGGGAATTTATTGTGATCCGAAACAAAGATAAAGTAAAGAAAATCGAAGAGATGACATGGGAAGCTATTCATAAATTGGCAGCAAAGGCCGAAGAGAACGGCAAAACGAAGGAAGCAAAATTGCTGACGCGCTCTTTTGGTCCGTATGCGACAGCATTCTCTGGAGCACCCGTATTGATCATCTGTTTAGCGACTCCTTACGAGTCTAAGTTTCGTGAAAAAATCTTTGATCCAATTGAACTTGCGGAAGAATCTGTGTGGGAAGAGGAAGGAATCAAGAGCAGTTGCTTAGCGATTCAAAACTTGATGCTTGCAGCCCATGCGCGTGGACTTGGCACCTGTCCGATGACTGGCCCAGTTCTGTTGGCGCAAGATGCTATTCGCGACTTTTTAGAAATTCCTGCTAAGAAGCAGATCAACATGGTAATTTCACTGGGGCATCCACAAGATCAACCAAAAAAACTTGCAAGAAAAGCAGTTGAAGATATCGTCACATATGTAGATTGA
- the acsA gene encoding acetate--CoA ligase yields MTKLATIHPVGGTHNISKDQRDTAFSWETFTERFNRRSDGKTNMAYECVDRHVEEGRGEKTALHYIDDSQEIKMNYHELKQTTDQWAAVLKKHGVKSGDFVFVFLPKHHHCHIAMLAAIKLGAIVGPLFEAFMSDAVRDRISDCEGTFLLTDKELYQRVPREELPSLHTVFLTDGEGENGEISLQKELKSVGNTESQIEWVDPEHGLNIHYTSGSTGKPKGIIHAHRAMVQQYLTGRWVLDIQEDDVYWCTAHPGWVTGTVYGVFAPLLNGATIVVHGGRFKAETWYDTLQKTGVTVWYSAPTAFRMLMAKGNQLPEHYDLSKLRHILSVGEPLNPEVIYWGQSVLGKRIHDTWWMTETGAQLIVNLPTEPIKPGSMGKAFPGITATVLDEDGNELPPYAVGHLAIKAPWPAIMREVWQNPEKYDSYFSWGEWYVSGDLAIKDEDDYIFFQGRSDDMINSSGERIGPFEVESKLIEHKAVAEAGVIGKPDPIRGEIVKAFIVLKDGYSESKELLDEIRIFVRGELAAHAAPREIEIVEELPKTKISGKILRRELKARELQKLA; encoded by the coding sequence ATGACAAAACTAGCTACTATTCATCCAGTCGGAGGAACACATAATATCTCAAAAGACCAAAGGGATACAGCATTTTCTTGGGAAACTTTTACCGAAAGATTCAATAGACGGAGTGATGGAAAGACGAATATGGCGTATGAATGCGTAGATCGTCATGTTGAAGAAGGAAGAGGTGAGAAAACAGCTCTTCATTATATAGACGATTCACAAGAAATAAAAATGAATTATCATGAGCTTAAGCAAACGACGGATCAGTGGGCGGCGGTTCTAAAAAAGCATGGTGTTAAGAGCGGAGATTTTGTTTTTGTCTTCTTGCCAAAACACCATCACTGTCATATCGCGATGTTAGCTGCCATTAAACTAGGAGCTATTGTGGGTCCATTATTTGAAGCTTTCATGTCTGATGCGGTAAGAGACCGAATCAGTGACTGTGAAGGAACGTTCTTACTAACTGATAAAGAGTTGTATCAGCGTGTGCCAAGAGAAGAACTGCCAAGTCTTCATACAGTCTTTTTAACAGATGGTGAAGGGGAAAACGGAGAAATTTCGCTTCAAAAAGAGTTGAAGAGTGTAGGGAACACTGAGAGTCAGATTGAGTGGGTAGACCCTGAACATGGGCTGAACATCCACTACACTTCTGGCTCTACTGGAAAACCAAAAGGAATCATCCATGCTCATCGAGCGATGGTGCAACAATATCTTACAGGCAGATGGGTGTTGGATATTCAAGAAGATGATGTGTATTGGTGCACGGCTCATCCCGGATGGGTGACAGGAACGGTGTATGGCGTTTTTGCTCCATTATTAAACGGAGCTACCATTGTCGTTCACGGCGGACGATTTAAAGCAGAAACGTGGTATGACACTCTGCAAAAAACTGGTGTAACAGTTTGGTATAGTGCTCCAACAGCCTTTCGCATGTTGATGGCAAAAGGAAATCAGCTTCCTGAACACTATGACCTTTCTAAGCTTCGCCATATTTTAAGTGTAGGCGAACCGTTGAATCCTGAAGTGATCTATTGGGGACAGAGCGTGCTCGGGAAAAGAATTCATGATACGTGGTGGATGACAGAGACCGGTGCACAGCTTATTGTGAACCTTCCAACCGAGCCGATCAAGCCTGGTTCGATGGGAAAAGCATTTCCTGGTATAACCGCGACAGTATTGGATGAAGACGGGAATGAACTACCTCCTTATGCTGTAGGTCATTTGGCGATTAAAGCACCATGGCCGGCAATCATGAGAGAAGTTTGGCAGAATCCTGAAAAATATGATTCGTATTTTAGCTGGGGCGAGTGGTATGTATCAGGTGATCTTGCTATTAAAGACGAAGATGATTATATCTTTTTCCAAGGACGATCGGATGACATGATTAATTCTTCTGGAGAACGAATCGGACCTTTTGAAGTTGAAAGCAAACTGATCGAGCATAAAGCAGTTGCCGAAGCAGGAGTAATCGGCAAGCCTGATCCCATTCGAGGAGAAATCGTGAAAGCATTTATCGTTTTAAAAGATGGATATAGCGAGAGTAAAGAGCTTTTGGATGAAATCCGAATCTTTGTTAGAGGAGAATTAGCTGCACATGCAGCACCTCGGGAGATCGAGATCGTAGAAGAGCTTCCAAAAACAAAGATCAGCGGAAAAATATTGCGAAGAGAGCTGAAAGCCCGTGAGTTACAAAAACTTGCTTGA
- a CDS encoding VanW family protein, with amino-acid sequence MNHLDLRPKRRSALRISLGKKYYRLRRYIEWFTDEKTYAKTRKKEQLSFVHFSHKTILLRKLKDVEMWYQHNKVKNLSIAIKQLNGIVIQPGETFSYWKSIGTTTRSKGYVDGMVLFYGKFKKGTGGGLCQLSNLIYWMTLHTPLSVTERHRHSYDVFPDSKRTQPFGSGATCAYNYLDLQIKNTTNRPYQLHLSLTDTHLVGEWRTDQEPLQSYEVYEKEHWITPAFWGGYLRHNSIHRKVFNRQRKQIDDEYITENHAIMMYEPLLEASQKNA; translated from the coding sequence ATGAACCATTTAGACCTGCGTCCGAAACGGCGTTCGGCATTAAGAATCTCGTTAGGGAAAAAGTATTATAGGCTTAGAAGATATATAGAGTGGTTTACAGATGAAAAGACGTACGCCAAAACAAGGAAGAAAGAACAACTTTCCTTTGTTCATTTTTCGCATAAGACGATTCTTCTTCGAAAATTAAAGGATGTAGAGATGTGGTATCAGCATAATAAAGTGAAAAACCTCTCGATTGCTATCAAACAATTAAACGGTATCGTGATCCAACCTGGGGAAACATTTTCGTATTGGAAGAGCATTGGAACGACAACACGCTCAAAAGGATATGTCGATGGGATGGTCTTGTTTTACGGAAAATTTAAAAAGGGGACAGGTGGGGGGCTGTGTCAGCTCTCGAACTTGATCTATTGGATGACACTACATACTCCGCTCTCTGTAACAGAGCGTCATCGTCACAGTTATGATGTGTTTCCGGATTCGAAGCGAACGCAACCGTTTGGAAGCGGAGCGACTTGTGCTTATAACTATCTGGATCTGCAGATTAAGAACACGACGAATCGGCCTTACCAGCTACATTTATCTTTAACGGATACTCACCTCGTTGGAGAATGGCGCACAGATCAAGAACCTTTGCAATCATATGAAGTGTATGAAAAGGAACACTGGATTACACCTGCTTTTTGGGGTGGCTATTTAAGGCATAACTCCATTCATCGCAAAGTATTTAACCGTCAAAGAAAACAGATCGATGATGAATACATAACCGAGAATCATGCCATCATGATGTACGAGCCATTACTAGAAGCTAGTCAAAAAAACGCATAG
- a CDS encoding TIGR03943 family protein: MIRILILIGFTFLFMHLHATGDISKYINMKYSYISFSAIFILGFLTLVQFYIYGKSDDGEHKHDDSCTPDCGHDHHKKPSRLKNVTVNSILIFPIITGLFFPIASLDSETVKTKGFHFKGLENEGDFGEHQFLKPDTSVYYGKESYNSIMDQELKPFTKGNQVVLNDKNYLKGMESIYYKPGIFLGKEVQFKGFTYNAEDQTSKSNELFLLRFGIIHCIADSGVFGMMVEFPKGTSFPNDKWIEIEGSIETQYYQPFKADIPYVKVKDWKEIEKPKEEYVYRGY, encoded by the coding sequence ATGATTCGAATCCTGATTCTAATCGGATTTACCTTTTTGTTCATGCACTTGCATGCTACAGGTGATATTAGCAAATATATTAACATGAAGTATTCGTATATCTCGTTTTCTGCCATTTTCATTCTTGGTTTTCTTACGCTCGTTCAGTTCTATATTTATGGAAAGAGTGATGATGGTGAACATAAACATGATGATTCATGCACACCTGATTGTGGACACGATCATCATAAGAAACCTTCTCGACTAAAAAATGTAACTGTAAACAGCATACTCATTTTCCCGATCATTACGGGGTTATTCTTTCCTATCGCCTCTCTTGATTCTGAAACCGTTAAAACGAAAGGATTTCACTTTAAAGGTCTTGAGAACGAAGGCGATTTTGGTGAGCATCAGTTTTTGAAGCCGGATACGAGTGTTTATTATGGAAAAGAAAGCTACAATTCAATCATGGATCAAGAACTTAAGCCCTTTACAAAAGGAAACCAGGTTGTACTTAACGATAAGAACTATCTAAAAGGCATGGAGAGCATCTATTATAAACCTGGAATTTTCCTAGGGAAAGAGGTCCAGTTTAAAGGGTTTACGTACAACGCAGAAGATCAAACTTCAAAATCAAACGAACTCTTTCTTCTACGTTTTGGTATCATTCACTGTATTGCCGATTCTGGCGTTTTTGGAATGATGGTTGAATTCCCAAAAGGTACATCATTTCCTAATGATAAATGGATTGAGATTGAAGGCAGTATCGAAACCCAATATTATCAACCATTCAAAGCTGATATTCCTTATGTAAAAGTGAAGGACTGGAAAGAGATCGAGAAACCAAAAGAAGAATATGTGTATCGAGGATATTGA
- a CDS encoding general stress protein yields the protein MKKDIIGTYLKEEEAVGAIKALVEKGYHPSDISIVAKDDEMVDHVADETHVNERKITEDDADSATYGTIAGFLTGIGGGIAVPGLGVPGVGPLLAAGPFASMFDHDEADMKEILQNMDVSESDAERYMQDLQDGKILVMVERK from the coding sequence ATGAAAAAAGATATTATCGGTACATATTTAAAAGAAGAAGAAGCAGTTGGCGCAATTAAAGCATTGGTGGAAAAAGGATATCATCCATCAGATATTTCAATCGTTGCGAAAGATGATGAGATGGTTGATCATGTTGCAGACGAAACTCATGTAAACGAAAGAAAGATCACAGAAGATGATGCAGACAGTGCGACATACGGTACAATTGCAGGTTTTCTAACAGGTATCGGCGGAGGGATTGCCGTTCCTGGACTCGGAGTACCAGGTGTCGGACCACTTCTGGCAGCTGGACCTTTTGCTTCGATGTTTGATCACGATGAAGCGGATATGAAAGAAATTCTTCAAAACATGGATGTTTCCGAAAGTGATGCAGAGAGATATATGCAGGATTTACAAGATGGCAAGATCTTAGTTATGGTAGAACGAAAATAA
- a CDS encoding permease yields MLDKSFLQMNTVFISILIEALPFVLIGVLIAGFIQMFVTEEMVARIMPKNKIGAVLFGAVLGAIFPACECGIVPITRKLIEKGVPVFAAIPFMLTGPIINPVVLFSTYVAFGNRWEVMIYRGGLAMIVAILLGFILAVQFKNVKVLKNELGAVSRSPFNNETAEISFYNKLKGTFVHAVEEFFSVGKYLVIGALIAASMQTYVKTSTLLEIGQGEVSSSLVMMGLAFILSLCSEADAFIASSFQSTFTIGSIIAFLVYGPMLDVKNVLMMLAAFKKKLVVSLVVYITILVLVGSLFL; encoded by the coding sequence ATGCTCGACAAATCGTTTTTACAGATGAATACCGTATTTATAAGCATCCTCATCGAAGCACTGCCATTCGTCCTGATTGGGGTACTCATTGCAGGTTTCATACAGATGTTTGTCACTGAGGAGATGGTGGCACGTATCATGCCTAAGAACAAGATAGGTGCTGTTTTGTTTGGCGCAGTTTTAGGTGCGATCTTTCCGGCGTGTGAGTGCGGAATCGTACCGATCACAAGAAAGCTGATCGAAAAAGGAGTTCCTGTTTTTGCAGCCATACCCTTTATGCTTACAGGTCCAATCATCAACCCTGTCGTATTATTTTCAACGTATGTTGCGTTTGGAAACAGATGGGAAGTCATGATTTATAGAGGCGGACTTGCCATGATTGTTGCTATCTTATTAGGGTTTATCCTTGCCGTTCAATTTAAAAATGTCAAAGTATTAAAGAATGAATTAGGTGCTGTTTCCCGCTCACCGTTTAACAACGAGACGGCAGAGATTTCGTTTTACAATAAGTTAAAAGGTACGTTTGTGCATGCTGTAGAAGAATTCTTCTCTGTCGGAAAGTATTTAGTGATTGGGGCATTGATTGCTGCAAGTATGCAAACATACGTAAAGACATCAACACTTCTTGAAATCGGACAAGGTGAAGTGTCATCTTCTCTTGTAATGATGGGTCTAGCATTTATACTCTCACTTTGTTCAGAAGCTGATGCTTTTATCGCGTCTTCGTTTCAGAGTACATTCACAATTGGTTCGATCATTGCGTTTTTAGTCTATGGTCCGATGTTAGATGTGAAGAATGTCCTTATGATGCTAGCCGCATTTAAGAAAAAGCTCGTTGTTAGTCTTGTTGTATATATTACGATCCTTGTTCTAGTCGGGTCTCTATTTCTTTAA
- a CDS encoding aliphatic sulfonate ABC transporter substrate-binding protein yields MLRIWQKAALALSIAGALVLAGCSSGAKEGEKPDKIRLDYAFYSPTSLALKKFGWAEETFKKEGIEIEWVQSQGSNKALEFLNSDSVDFGSTAGAAALIAKDKGAPIESVYIYSQPEWTALVAADGSTIKDVKDLKGKKVAATFGTDPHIFLLRALADAGLSAKDVQIVNLQHADGANALLKGQVDAWAGLDPHMARTEVESGAKYIYRNPDFNTYGTLNVRSEFAKNHPQQVEQVIELYEKARKWTIENPEEATKLLSEEAGIKEDVAKKQLQRNNFEEPVPGSQHEKAISAAGEVLQKEEIVKKDTNIEELVKKLINPKFAEKVINQ; encoded by the coding sequence ATGTTGAGAATTTGGCAGAAAGCAGCACTGGCTTTAAGCATAGCTGGCGCTTTAGTGTTAGCAGGCTGTTCCAGCGGTGCTAAAGAAGGAGAAAAGCCGGATAAGATTAGACTAGATTATGCCTTTTACTCTCCAACAAGTCTAGCACTTAAAAAATTCGGTTGGGCAGAAGAAACGTTCAAAAAAGAAGGGATTGAAATAGAATGGGTTCAAAGTCAAGGAAGTAACAAAGCGCTGGAGTTTTTGAATTCAGATAGCGTTGATTTTGGATCAACAGCTGGTGCTGCAGCTTTAATCGCAAAAGATAAAGGTGCTCCGATAGAATCCGTATATATCTATTCTCAGCCAGAATGGACAGCACTTGTAGCTGCAGACGGATCGACGATTAAAGATGTAAAGGATCTGAAAGGCAAAAAAGTAGCGGCAACGTTTGGTACTGATCCGCACATCTTTTTACTCCGAGCACTTGCAGATGCCGGCCTTTCTGCAAAAGATGTACAAATCGTAAATCTGCAACATGCTGATGGAGCGAACGCACTTCTAAAAGGGCAAGTGGATGCTTGGGCTGGGTTAGATCCGCATATGGCTAGAACAGAAGTTGAATCAGGTGCGAAATACATTTATCGCAATCCAGATTTTAATACGTATGGCACGTTAAACGTACGCTCTGAATTTGCAAAGAACCATCCGCAGCAAGTAGAACAAGTGATTGAACTATACGAAAAAGCGAGAAAATGGACGATTGAAAATCCAGAGGAAGCAACAAAACTTTTATCTGAAGAAGCGGGGATTAAAGAAGATGTCGCAAAAAAACAACTGCAACGAAACAACTTTGAGGAACCTGTTCCAGGATCACAGCATGAAAAAGCTATATCGGCTGCAGGCGAAGTTCTCCAAAAAGAAGAGATTGTCAAAAAAGATACGAACATTGAAGAGCTTGTAAAAAAATTAATTAATCCGAAGTTTGCAGAAAAAGTGATCAACCAATAA